The Hypanus sabinus isolate sHypSab1 chromosome 5, sHypSab1.hap1, whole genome shotgun sequence genome has a segment encoding these proteins:
- the LOC132394285 gene encoding C-X-C chemokine receptor type 4-like: MSDYSDLEDMVISNFLDHNESYLNYTYEEGAMCNGENTYLRSIFFPCVYSLLFVLGIVGNGLVVVIMGYQRRYRTMTDKYRLHLSVADLLFVLTLPFWSIDAGQNWYFGDALCKIIHIIYTVNLYSSVLILAFISLDRYYAVVHATNSTGPRKMLVNRLVYVGVWLPAILLTVPDMIFAKTRNLIDRIVCERIYPQGSYQSWLIAFRIQGIAVGFVLPGLVILVCYCIIISRLSHSTGFQKRKALKITIILIVTFFICWLPYYIVISIDTVMLMKGSEYSCGMEQIVYTSMAITEAVAFFHCCLNPILYAFVGVNFRSYTRRVFSHSEHTRCSSMKKLRGRDRRGTHPSVSTESESSSLQSSC, encoded by the exons ATGTCCGACTATTCGGACCTTGAAGACATG GTCATCAGCAATTTTTTGGATCACAATGAGAGCTACCTTAACTACACATATGAAGAAGGGGCCATGTGCAACGGAGAGAACACGTACTTAAGAAGTATTTTCTTCCCGTGTGTGTACTCGCTCCTGTTCGTACTGGGAATCGTGGGCAATGGCCTGGTTGTGGTCATTATGGGTTACCAGCGAAGGTATCGCACCATGACGGACAAGTACAGACTACACCTGTCCGTGGCCGACCTGCTCTTCGTTCTGACCCTGCCCTTCTGGTCCATCGACGCCGGCCAGAACTGGTATTTTGGAGACGCGCTGTGTAAGATCATTCACATCATTTACACTGTGAACTTATACAGCAGTGTTTTaattctggccttcattagtctaGACCGCTACTATGCGGTTGTACATGCAACCAATAGTACCGGACCGCGGAAGATGTTGGTTAATCGCTTAGTTTATGTGGGCGTCTGGTTACCAGCTATTCTTCTCACTGTGCCCGATATGATATTTGCGAAAACTAGAAATCTCATCGACAGAATCGTGTGCGAGCGCATTTACCCACAGGGAAGTTACCAGTCTTGGCTGATCGCGTTCCGAATCCAAGGGATAGCGGTGGGATTCGTCCTCCCTGGTCTGGTCATCCTGGTATGCTACTGCATTATTATCTCCAGACTCTCCCATTCCACTGGCTTTCAAAAGCGCAAAGCCCTAAAAATAACCATCATCCTGATCGTCACTTTCTTCATCTGCTGGCTGCCCTATTACATCGTCATCTCCATTGACACTGTGATGCTCATGAAAGGCAGCGAGTATTCCTGCGGTATGGAACAAATTGTGTACACTTCGATGGCCATCACCGAAGCCGTCGCCTTCTTCCACTGCTGTCTGAATCCCATTTTGTACGCTTTTGTCGGCGTGAACTTCAGAAGTTACACCCGTAGAGTCTTTAGTCACTCGGAACACACCAGGTGCTCTTCAATGAAAAAACTTCGAGGAAGAGACAGAAGAGGGACCCACCCATCAGTTTCTACCGAGTCAGAATCATCCAGTCTTCAGTCCAGTTGTTAG